In Felis catus isolate Fca126 chromosome A3, F.catus_Fca126_mat1.0, whole genome shotgun sequence, a single genomic region encodes these proteins:
- the LOC101087828 gene encoding LOW QUALITY PROTEIN: ATP synthase subunit 9, mitochondrial-like (The sequence of the model RefSeq protein was modified relative to this genomic sequence to represent the inferred CDS: inserted 1 base in 1 codon) yields the protein MPYLFPVTASKPVPFQGTSTQQPSSLGLGLPREGWLALGLELGQCLVLPSLVMXRNPSLKQQLFFCVVLGFAFLEAMGLFFLMVGFLTSFAM from the exons ATGCCTTACTTATTCCCAGTCACAGCTTCCAAACCAGTGCCATTTCAAGGGACGTCCACACAGCAGCCAAGTTCATTGGGGCTGGGGCTGCCGCGGGAGGGGTGGCTGGCTCTGGGGCTGGAATTGGGACAGTGTTTGGTACTTCCATCGTTGGTTA TCAGGAACCCTTCTCTGAAGCAACAGCTCTTCTTCTGTGTCGTCCTGGGCTTTGCCTTCTTGGAGGCCATGGGGCTCTTTTTCCTGATGGTGGGCTTTCTCACCTCCTTTGCCATGTGA